In the genome of Coraliomargarita algicola, one region contains:
- a CDS encoding type II secretion system protein, which yields MSLTHKNGFTLIELLAGIVIVAILLSILIPVASNVLHSSRQVRCASNMRQLFLAVQAYGQEHNGQIIASLGGGPKPEGLGYWIWTDALQDYLEISGATPSNGNRPKGVLACPGSEATVVGGARSDYAINGHLSLGKSNERFQNLVDPAATICLIEGKNPSSNTCVREIAWWSSLEHMGISFQHEGTANAVFFDGHVESLSSEQLPVGSAESKRRPWAVNPL from the coding sequence ATGTCACTCACACATAAAAACGGATTTACCCTAATTGAATTACTCGCTGGTATCGTGATTGTTGCGATATTGCTATCTATTTTAATTCCCGTTGCTTCGAATGTTTTGCACAGTTCTCGACAGGTTCGCTGTGCTTCCAATATGCGTCAATTATTCTTGGCGGTTCAGGCTTATGGCCAAGAGCATAACGGACAAATTATTGCCTCGCTCGGCGGTGGGCCGAAGCCTGAAGGTCTGGGATATTGGATTTGGACGGATGCCCTTCAGGATTATCTGGAGATCTCCGGGGCCACTCCGTCGAATGGAAATCGGCCCAAGGGAGTGCTCGCGTGTCCGGGCAGTGAAGCGACGGTCGTTGGCGGGGCTCGATCCGATTACGCGATCAACGGGCATCTCAGTCTGGGGAAAAGTAATGAAAGGTTTCAGAATCTGGTCGATCCGGCGGCCACGATTTGCTTGATCGAGGGCAAGAATCCGAGCTCGAATACCTGCGTTCGTGAGATTGCCTGGTGGAGCTCTTTGGAGCATATGGGAATCAGCTTCCAGCACGAAGGCACGGCCAATGCCGTCTTTTTTGATGGCCATGTCGAGTCGCTCAGTTCGGAGCAACTCCCGGTCGGCTCCGCAGAATCCAAGCGTCGACCTTGGGCTGTTAATCCGCTCTAG